A window from Sphingobium sp. EM0848 encodes these proteins:
- a CDS encoding TonB-dependent receptor: protein MKQLLMCSAAAVAVAAPVAALAQSTGSIEAENTIIVTGGRSASNGVEGIVIPDSTKARAVLTQEIIARQAAGQTILNAINLVPGVNFTNSDAYGSAGGNLRIRGFDGNRVSLTFDGIPLNDSGNYAIYPNQMLDPELIKEVNVNLGATDIDSPTASAAGGTVNYRTIVPSDDFGAMVSGSAGENNYFRLFGKIETGEIGPWGTKMFFAASTARNDKFKGPGEIEKQQYNARIYQPLGSNGDFISLAGHWSVNRNNFYRNPSVNDMRTLFGTGTVPAAGNISSSNPLSLDLSSAQKDALFNFENDAVCNAGVAGCTNYYKVRINPSNTGNVRLNSRFTLADNLIFTLDGAYQYTLANGGGFTAIREDAALIKGSKSTGVDYNGDGDTTDTIGFYTPNNTNTNRYTLLASLIWDIAPEHRVRLAYTYDRARHRQTGEWGYLNADGSPENVFGGRNGRPVLNADGFQLQQRDRLSIALLNQVAGQYIGKFMDEKLRVELGVRAPFFKRDLETNCYIQTSGSGFATCTSQPASQLVIVPPTQVAPFPANSLYAPFEANYKFNKVLPNVGLTYSLTPEASLFWSYAKGLSAPRTDNLYRAPVVTVTPETTDSFDLGARYTSSKIQAQLTTWYISFKNRIVTSYDQEQGISVDRNVGKVEAYGVDANIAYQPIKELTLYAFGSYNHSRLKSDIQIGSCSAVSVANGCATVGQAIYAPTSGKRVTETPDWTVGGRAQVEVGPVSVGAQAKYVGSRYATDVNDVKVPSYTLVDLDARFSLAQWGADKTYFQLNVMNLFNKFYFGNISTQINAGTIQGLAGANPNFSIGAPRTVMGTLTVGF, encoded by the coding sequence ATGAAACAGCTTCTTATGTGTAGCGCCGCGGCTGTCGCCGTGGCGGCTCCCGTTGCTGCGCTTGCGCAGTCGACCGGTTCGATCGAAGCCGAAAACACCATCATCGTCACCGGCGGCCGTTCGGCATCCAACGGCGTCGAAGGCATTGTCATTCCGGATTCGACGAAGGCTCGCGCAGTCCTGACACAGGAAATCATTGCACGTCAGGCCGCTGGCCAGACGATCCTGAACGCGATCAACCTGGTTCCCGGCGTGAACTTCACGAACTCGGACGCCTATGGTTCTGCCGGTGGTAACCTGCGCATCCGGGGCTTTGACGGCAATCGCGTCTCGCTCACCTTCGACGGTATTCCGCTGAACGATTCGGGCAATTATGCCATCTATCCCAATCAGATGCTTGATCCCGAACTGATCAAGGAAGTGAACGTCAATCTGGGCGCGACTGACATCGACAGCCCCACCGCTTCCGCTGCTGGCGGTACGGTCAATTACCGCACCATCGTGCCCAGCGACGATTTTGGCGCCATGGTGTCGGGTTCCGCGGGCGAAAACAATTATTTCCGCCTGTTCGGCAAGATCGAAACCGGCGAAATCGGCCCCTGGGGCACGAAGATGTTCTTCGCTGCAAGCACTGCCCGCAACGATAAGTTCAAGGGGCCGGGTGAGATCGAGAAGCAGCAATATAATGCGCGCATCTATCAGCCGCTTGGCAGCAATGGCGATTTCATTTCGCTCGCCGGCCACTGGAGCGTGAACCGTAATAATTTCTATCGCAATCCCAGCGTGAACGACATGCGCACGCTGTTCGGGACCGGGACCGTTCCGGCTGCCGGCAATATTTCCTCCAGCAACCCGCTGAGCCTCGACCTGAGCAGTGCGCAGAAGGATGCGCTGTTCAACTTCGAAAATGACGCGGTCTGCAATGCGGGCGTTGCGGGTTGTACCAACTATTACAAGGTGCGCATCAACCCCTCCAACACCGGTAATGTGCGCTTGAATTCGCGCTTCACCTTGGCTGACAATCTGATCTTCACGCTCGACGGCGCCTATCAGTACACGCTGGCCAATGGCGGTGGCTTCACCGCGATCCGCGAAGATGCGGCCCTGATCAAGGGTTCGAAGAGCACTGGCGTCGACTATAATGGCGACGGCGATACCACCGACACGATCGGTTTCTACACGCCGAACAACACCAACACCAATCGCTACACACTGCTCGCATCGCTGATCTGGGACATCGCCCCGGAACATCGTGTGCGCCTGGCCTATACCTATGATCGCGCCCGTCATCGCCAGACCGGCGAATGGGGCTATCTGAATGCCGATGGCAGCCCGGAAAACGTCTTCGGTGGCCGCAACGGTCGTCCGGTGCTGAACGCCGATGGCTTCCAACTGCAACAGCGTGATCGTCTGTCGATCGCCCTGCTGAACCAGGTGGCCGGCCAGTATATCGGTAAGTTCATGGACGAGAAGCTGCGTGTCGAGCTGGGCGTCCGCGCACCCTTTTTCAAGCGCGATCTGGAAACCAATTGCTATATCCAGACCTCGGGCAGCGGCTTTGCGACCTGCACTAGCCAGCCGGCGAGCCAGTTGGTCATCGTACCGCCTACCCAGGTTGCCCCGTTCCCGGCGAACTCGCTCTATGCGCCCTTCGAGGCCAACTACAAGTTCAACAAGGTTCTGCCGAACGTCGGTTTGACCTACAGCCTGACGCCGGAAGCCAGCCTGTTCTGGAGCTACGCCAAGGGTTTGTCCGCGCCGCGCACGGATAATCTTTATCGCGCGCCGGTCGTCACGGTGACGCCGGAAACGACCGACTCTTTCGATCTGGGTGCGCGCTACACCTCGTCGAAGATCCAGGCACAGCTGACCACCTGGTATATCAGCTTCAAGAACCGGATCGTGACCTCCTACGACCAGGAACAGGGCATTTCTGTCGACCGCAATGTCGGCAAGGTCGAAGCCTATGGCGTCGATGCGAACATCGCTTACCAGCCGATCAAGGAACTGACGCTCTACGCCTTCGGTTCGTACAACCACAGCCGTCTGAAGAGCGATATCCAGATCGGCAGCTGCTCGGCTGTGAGCGTCGCCAATGGTTGCGCGACGGTGGGTCAGGCGATCTATGCGCCGACGTCCGGCAAGCGCGTCACCGAAACGCCCGACTGGACGGTTGGTGGCCGTGCGCAGGTTGAGGTCGGCCCGGTGTCGGTCGGTGCTCAGGCGAAATATGTGGGCAGCCGCTATGCTACCGACGTCAACGACGTGAAGGTCCCGAGCTATACGCTCGTCGATCTCGACGCTCGCTTCAGCCTGGCGCAGTGGGGCGCGGACAAGACCTACTTCCAGCTGAACGTCATGAATCTGTTCAACAAATTCTATTTCGGCAACATCAGCACGCAGATCAACGCTGGCACGATCCAGGGTCTTGCGGGTGCGAACCCCAACTTCTCGATCGGCGCGCCGCGCACGGTCATGGGGACACTGACCGTCGGTTTCTGA
- the mtgA gene encoding monofunctional biosynthetic peptidoglycan transglycosylase produces the protein MLAKTSAPRRWSRWISIPLKILGGFIALSLLMVVIYRFVPPPVTWTMIFDPHGITKGWMSLDEMDPDMARAAIAAEDSRFCSHHGFDAVAIAQALRHNASGGRIRGGSTISQQTAKNVFLFQGGGFLRKGFEAWFTVLIEAIWGKRRIMEVYLNVAETGIGTYGANAGALRYFHHDASRLTRPEAARLAAVLPLPKKREAIDPHGFTRRYGNSIAARIGIVQRDGLDSCLH, from the coding sequence ATGCTCGCAAAAACTTCCGCTCCGCGCCGCTGGTCCCGCTGGATCAGCATTCCTCTCAAGATTCTCGGCGGCTTCATTGCCCTCTCGCTGCTGATGGTCGTGATCTATCGCTTCGTGCCGCCACCCGTGACATGGACGATGATCTTCGATCCCCATGGCATCACCAAGGGCTGGATGAGCCTGGACGAGATGGACCCGGACATGGCCCGCGCCGCCATAGCGGCGGAGGACAGCCGCTTTTGCAGCCATCATGGCTTCGACGCCGTCGCCATTGCCCAGGCCTTGCGCCACAATGCGAGCGGCGGCCGTATCCGCGGCGGATCGACCATCAGCCAGCAGACGGCGAAGAACGTCTTCCTGTTCCAGGGCGGCGGCTTCCTCCGCAAGGGGTTCGAAGCCTGGTTCACCGTCCTGATCGAAGCGATCTGGGGCAAACGACGGATCATGGAAGTCTATCTCAACGTCGCGGAAACCGGCATCGGCACCTATGGCGCCAATGCGGGGGCGCTACGCTATTTCCACCATGACGCGAGCCGCCTAACCCGCCCGGAAGCAGCCCGCCTCGCCGCCGTCCTGCCGCTGCCCAAAAAGCGCGAGGCCATCGACCCTCACGGCTTCACCCGCCGCTACGGCAACAGCATCGCCGCCCGCATCGGCATCGTCCAGCGCGACGGACTGGATAGCTGCCTGCATTGA
- a CDS encoding molybdopterin-binding protein, translated as MADPNRIWTAALVVIGDEILSGRTQDKNVSQIATWLNVQGIRLREVRVVADDSDAIVEAVNTLRARNDYLFTTGGIGPTHDDITVDAIARALGVGVEIHAEARAMLSGYYETRGGLTEARLRMARVPAGASLIENRMSGAPGIRHGNIFIMAGVPHITAGMLDSLTGKLEGGLPVLSASIGCWVAESEIADLLGATERAHEGCQIGSYPFFREGRTGANFVIRSTDAEALDRCVADLSAALEQGGWPAVPGGI; from the coding sequence ATGGCCGATCCCAACCGCATCTGGACCGCAGCGCTGGTCGTCATCGGCGACGAGATTTTGTCGGGCCGCACTCAGGACAAAAACGTCTCCCAGATCGCCACCTGGCTCAACGTGCAGGGCATCCGTCTGCGCGAGGTGCGCGTCGTAGCCGACGACAGCGACGCCATTGTGGAGGCGGTGAACACGCTGCGGGCGCGCAACGACTATCTGTTCACGACTGGCGGCATCGGGCCGACCCATGACGACATCACCGTCGATGCCATCGCCCGCGCGCTGGGCGTCGGGGTGGAAATCCACGCCGAAGCGCGGGCAATGCTATCGGGCTATTACGAAACGCGCGGCGGGCTGACCGAAGCGCGGCTGCGCATGGCCCGGGTCCCGGCCGGAGCAAGCCTGATCGAAAATCGCATGTCGGGCGCGCCGGGGATAAGGCACGGCAACATCTTCATCATGGCCGGCGTGCCGCATATCACCGCCGGAATGCTGGATAGCCTGACCGGCAAGTTGGAAGGCGGCCTGCCGGTTCTGTCGGCCAGCATCGGCTGCTGGGTGGCGGAAAGCGAAATCGCGGACCTGCTCGGCGCCACCGAACGCGCGCATGAAGGGTGCCAGATCGGCAGCTATCCCTTCTTCCGGGAAGGCCGGACAGGCGCCAATTTCGTGATCCGCTCCACCGATGCGGAAGCGCTGGACCGCTGCGTTGCCGACCTCAGCGCCGCGCTGGAACAAGGCGGATGGCCTGCCGTGCCGGGCGGCATCTGA
- the map gene encoding type I methionyl aminopeptidase, giving the protein MTEYMTMTADAPISRSTAIKLYDAAGFEGMRRAGRLAAEILDALVPHVVPGVTTGELDDIVRRMTLGGGGVPATLGYRGYTHSCCISLNNVICHGIPGDTRLRDGDILNIDVTPLVDGWHGDTSRMYICGETSIKARRLVEVTYECLMLGIEQARPGNHLGDIGHAIQRHAEKHRYGVVRDFCGHGLGRVFHDSPEVVHVGRPGTGPELKPGMFFTIEPMINIGKPGVKMLEDGWTAVTRDRTLSAQFEHSIGITETGCEIFTKSPAGLDAPPYMF; this is encoded by the coding sequence ATGACCGAATATATGACGATGACGGCGGACGCGCCGATTTCCCGCTCGACCGCGATCAAGCTTTATGACGCGGCCGGTTTTGAAGGCATGCGCAGGGCCGGGCGGCTGGCGGCGGAGATATTGGACGCGCTGGTGCCGCATGTCGTGCCGGGTGTGACGACCGGCGAACTGGACGACATCGTCCGCCGCATGACGCTGGGGGGGGGCGGGGTGCCGGCGACGCTGGGCTATCGCGGCTATACCCACAGCTGCTGCATTTCGCTCAACAATGTCATCTGTCACGGCATTCCGGGCGATACCCGGCTGAGGGACGGCGATATCCTGAATATCGACGTGACCCCGCTGGTCGATGGCTGGCACGGCGACACCAGCCGCATGTATATTTGCGGCGAAACCTCCATCAAGGCGCGGCGGCTGGTCGAAGTGACTTATGAATGCCTGATGCTGGGTATCGAGCAGGCGAGGCCCGGCAATCATCTGGGGGATATCGGCCATGCGATTCAGCGCCATGCCGAGAAGCACCGTTATGGCGTCGTTCGCGATTTCTGCGGCCATGGCCTTGGCCGCGTGTTCCACGACAGCCCGGAGGTGGTCCATGTCGGTCGCCCCGGCACCGGGCCGGAACTGAAACCTGGAATGTTTTTCACCATCGAACCGATGATCAACATCGGCAAGCCGGGGGTGAAGATGTTGGAGGATGGCTGGACCGCGGTGACTCGGGACCGGACGCTGTCGGCGCAGTTCGAGCACAGCATCGGCATCACCGAAACCGGCTGTGAGATCTTCACCAAGAGCCCCGCCGGTCTCGATGCGCCGCCTTATATGTTCTGA
- a CDS encoding P-II family nitrogen regulator: MKKIEAIIKPFKLDEVKEALHEVGVSGITVTEAKGFGRQKGHTELYRGAEYVVDFLPKVKLEVVVDDSLAERVVEAISSAAQTGRIGDGKIFISNIEAAVRIRTGERDSDAI; this comes from the coding sequence ATGAAAAAGATCGAAGCGATCATCAAACCGTTCAAGCTCGATGAAGTGAAGGAAGCCCTTCACGAAGTCGGCGTTTCGGGGATCACCGTCACCGAGGCCAAGGGTTTCGGCCGTCAGAAGGGACATACCGAGCTATATCGGGGCGCGGAATATGTCGTCGACTTCCTGCCCAAGGTGAAACTGGAGGTCGTCGTCGACGATTCGCTGGCCGAACGGGTGGTGGAGGCGATCTCTTCGGCTGCGCAGACCGGCCGGATCGGTGATGGCAAGATCTTCATCTCCAACATCGAGGCTGCGGTCCGCATCCGCACTGGCGAACGCGACAGCGACGCCATCTGA
- the glnA gene encoding type I glutamate--ammonia ligase has protein sequence MANTPKDILKMIEEKEIEWVDLRFTDPKGKWQHLTMVSTVLGEDELTQGLMFDGSSIEGWKAINESDMILKPDLDAVYVDPFSATPMLILFCDIVEPDTGELYARDPRSTAKRAEAFVKSAGFGDTVYVGPEAEFFMFDDVRFNSDYNESFFKIDDIELPTNTGREYEGGNLGHRPRAKGGYFPVAPVDPATDIRAEMVTTMLEMGLPCDKHHHEVAAAQHELGLTFGTLVQTADRMQIYKYVVQMVAQAYGKSATFMPKPIAQDNGSGMHTHMSIWDGGKPLFAGEGYAGLSDMCLYFIGGVIKHAKALNAFTNPTTNSYKRLVPGFEAPVLLAYSARNRSASCRIPYGAGAKAKRVEFRFPDAMANPYLCYAALLMAGLDGIENKIHPGSAMDKNLYDLPPEELSQVPTVCGSLREALNSLAADYDFLLKGDVFTKDQIEAYLELKWPEVYRWEMAPSPVEFDMYYSL, from the coding sequence ATGGCCAACACGCCTAAAGACATCCTGAAGATGATCGAGGAAAAGGAGATCGAATGGGTCGATCTGCGTTTCACCGATCCCAAGGGCAAGTGGCAGCACCTGACCATGGTTTCGACGGTGCTGGGCGAGGATGAGCTGACCCAGGGCCTGATGTTCGACGGTTCGTCGATCGAAGGCTGGAAGGCGATCAACGAGTCGGACATGATCCTGAAGCCCGACCTTGATGCCGTTTATGTCGATCCGTTCAGCGCCACCCCGATGCTGATCCTGTTCTGCGACATCGTGGAACCCGACACCGGCGAACTTTATGCCCGCGACCCGCGTTCGACCGCGAAGCGTGCGGAAGCCTTCGTCAAGTCGGCCGGTTTCGGTGACACCGTCTATGTCGGCCCGGAAGCCGAATTCTTCATGTTCGACGATGTCCGCTTCAATTCGGACTATAACGAATCCTTCTTCAAGATCGACGATATCGAGCTGCCGACCAACACCGGCCGCGAATATGAAGGCGGCAATCTGGGTCACCGTCCGCGCGCCAAGGGCGGCTATTTCCCGGTTGCGCCGGTCGATCCGGCTACCGACATCCGCGCCGAGATGGTCACCACCATGCTCGAAATGGGCCTGCCCTGCGACAAGCACCACCATGAAGTGGCCGCTGCCCAGCACGAACTCGGCCTGACCTTCGGCACGCTGGTCCAGACCGCCGACCGCATGCAGATCTACAAATATGTCGTGCAGATGGTCGCCCAGGCCTATGGCAAGTCGGCAACCTTCATGCCGAAGCCGATCGCGCAGGACAACGGTTCGGGCATGCACACCCACATGTCGATCTGGGACGGTGGCAAGCCGCTGTTCGCGGGTGAGGGCTATGCCGGTCTGTCGGACATGTGCCTCTACTTCATCGGCGGCGTCATCAAGCACGCCAAGGCCCTGAACGCCTTCACCAACCCGACCACCAACAGCTACAAGCGTCTGGTGCCGGGCTTCGAAGCGCCGGTTCTGCTGGCCTATTCGGCTCGTAACCGTTCGGCCTCCTGCCGTATTCCTTACGGCGCGGGTGCCAAGGCGAAGCGCGTGGAATTCCGCTTCCCCGACGCGATGGCCAACCCCTATCTGTGCTATGCCGCGCTGCTGATGGCCGGCCTCGACGGCATCGAGAACAAGATCCATCCGGGTTCCGCGATGGACAAGAACCTCTATGACCTGCCGCCGGAAGAACTGAGCCAGGTGCCGACCGTCTGCGGTTCGCTGCGTGAAGCGCTGAACTCGCTGGCCGCCGATTACGACTTCCTGCTGAAGGGCGACGTGTTCACCAAGGATCAGATCGAGGCCTATCTCGAACTGAAGTGGCCGGAAGTGTACCGCTGGGAAATGGCGCCGTCGCCGGTCGAATTCGACATGTACTACAGCCTCTGA
- a CDS encoding nitronate monooxygenase family protein translates to MSLIESLGLAHPIIQAPMAGVSTPDMAAAVSNAGALGSIGVGATDAEGARAMIEAVRARTDRPFNVNLFTHRPAQGDVVREQAWLEALAPLFHHHDAEPPASLCEIYRSFVEDDAMLAVLVDLAPAVVSFHFGLPDARRVAALKEAGCLLFATATSLDEARQVREAGVDAVVAQGYEAGGHRGVFDPDAPDDRLGCLALTRLLVAQAGLPVIAAGGIMDGAGVRAALDLGAVAAQLGTAFIACPESSADAAYCAALSGPAALHTIMTRAISGRPARCLANRFTQWGEDCGLEPPAYPIAYDAGKALNAAAKANGEGGFGAQWAGQGAPLARALPAADLVAALAAELAATRRG, encoded by the coding sequence ATGTCGCTGATCGAGTCGCTGGGCCTTGCCCATCCCATCATTCAGGCACCCATGGCGGGCGTTTCGACGCCGGATATGGCGGCGGCGGTTTCCAATGCCGGCGCTCTTGGGTCTATCGGGGTGGGAGCGACCGATGCGGAGGGCGCCCGCGCGATGATCGAAGCGGTCAGGGCCCGGACGGATCGGCCCTTTAACGTCAATCTTTTCACGCATCGGCCCGCACAGGGGGATGTGGTGCGGGAGCAGGCCTGGCTGGAGGCGTTGGCGCCGCTCTTCCACCATCATGATGCGGAGCCGCCCGCGAGCCTGTGCGAAATCTACCGCAGCTTTGTGGAGGATGACGCGATGCTGGCGGTGCTGGTCGATCTGGCGCCGGCAGTGGTCAGTTTTCATTTCGGTTTGCCCGATGCCCGACGCGTTGCAGCGCTCAAGGAGGCGGGTTGCCTCTTGTTCGCGACCGCGACCAGCCTGGATGAAGCCCGGCAGGTGCGCGAGGCCGGGGTCGATGCCGTGGTCGCGCAAGGATATGAGGCGGGCGGGCATCGCGGGGTGTTCGATCCCGATGCGCCGGACGACCGGCTTGGTTGCCTTGCCCTGACGCGGCTGTTGGTGGCGCAGGCGGGGCTACCCGTTATCGCTGCCGGTGGAATCATGGATGGGGCAGGGGTGCGCGCGGCGCTGGATCTGGGCGCGGTGGCGGCGCAACTGGGCACTGCCTTCATCGCTTGTCCGGAAAGCAGCGCCGATGCGGCCTATTGCGCGGCACTGTCCGGTCCGGCGGCGCTTCACACCATCATGACCCGCGCCATATCGGGGCGCCCGGCGCGCTGCCTTGCCAATCGCTTCACGCAATGGGGCGAAGATTGTGGGCTGGAGCCGCCCGCCTATCCCATCGCTTATGATGCTGGAAAGGCGCTCAACGCGGCGGCAAAGGCGAATGGCGAGGGTGGCTTTGGCGCGCAATGGGCCGGGCAGGGCGCTCCGCTGGCGCGGGCTTTGCCTGCCGCTGATCTGGTCGCGGCGCTTGCGGCTGAGTTGGCCGCGACCCGAAGGGGTTAA
- a CDS encoding histidine phosphotransferase family protein, whose translation MTNPTDSIEFASLLCSRLCHDLLSPVGALNNGLELMADETDPEMRQRCLDLLADSARTSANKLKFFRLAFGSAGGFGDAVPTHEARVAIEGMFAASGRVKIGWLVEEDMLDKLPAKVLLNLALIAGDALVRGGQLDIGAERRPGVTEIVVRAEGPKLVLDPDLRSALAGTLPPEGLASRTSAAWMVRTLVTSAGGEIVLSPAGEPMLLFGASIPDAH comes from the coding sequence ATGACCAATCCGACCGACAGCATCGAATTTGCCAGCCTGCTCTGCTCGCGGCTGTGCCATGACCTGCTCAGCCCCGTGGGCGCGCTCAACAACGGGCTTGAGCTGATGGCGGATGAAACGGACCCGGAAATGCGGCAACGCTGCCTGGACCTGCTGGCGGACAGCGCCAGGACATCAGCCAACAAACTCAAATTCTTCCGTCTGGCCTTTGGTTCGGCGGGCGGCTTCGGCGACGCCGTGCCGACGCATGAAGCGCGCGTCGCCATTGAAGGCATGTTTGCCGCGTCCGGCCGGGTGAAGATCGGCTGGCTGGTCGAGGAGGATATGCTCGACAAGTTGCCGGCAAAGGTGCTGCTGAACCTTGCGCTGATCGCCGGCGATGCACTGGTGCGTGGCGGACAGCTCGATATCGGTGCGGAACGGCGGCCGGGCGTCACGGAAATCGTGGTTCGTGCGGAAGGGCCGAAGCTGGTGCTCGATCCCGATCTGCGTTCGGCTCTGGCGGGAACGCTGCCGCCAGAGGGGCTGGCCTCGCGCACTTCGGCGGCCTGGATGGTGCGCACGCTCGTCACCAGTGCGGGCGGCGAAATCGTCCTGTCCCCGGCGGGCGAGCCGATGCTGCTCTTCGGTGCATCCATTCCGGACGCGCATTAA
- a CDS encoding Mov34/MPN/PAD-1 family protein, translating into MRVRISRGILEQIMSEAAADPHEVCGLLFGRAGRIDSIQPAANVAPDPSRHFELDPTALIAAHRAARSGGPPIIGHYHSHPGGMPVPSATDAACATPDGSLWLIVGGGTARLWLATGKDENARFVEALLDIM; encoded by the coding sequence ATGAGGGTCAGGATTTCAAGAGGGATATTGGAACAAATCATGTCCGAAGCAGCCGCCGACCCCCATGAGGTCTGCGGATTGCTGTTCGGACGGGCGGGCCGGATCGACTCGATCCAGCCTGCCGCCAATGTCGCGCCCGATCCGTCCCGCCATTTCGAACTGGACCCGACGGCGTTGATCGCGGCACATCGGGCGGCACGGTCGGGCGGTCCGCCGATCATCGGCCATTATCACTCGCACCCCGGCGGCATGCCGGTTCCCTCGGCCACGGATGCGGCCTGCGCGACACCGGACGGCAGTTTGTGGCTGATCGTCGGGGGCGGTACGGCGCGCCTCTGGCTCGCAACCGGGAAAGACGAAAATGCACGATTTGTTGAGGCTTTGCTCGATATCATGTGA
- a CDS encoding RluA family pseudouridine synthase codes for MSLGVSIIEATISEAQDGMRLDKALADLVPDLSRERLKALIVEGQVTTSGRALNPSMKVAAGQAFAIAVPPPVEAEAVAQDIPLAIVHEDAELIVIDKPAGLVVHPAAGNLDGTLVNALLHHCQGQLSGIGGVARPGIVHRIDKDTSGLLVVAKSDRAHEGLARQFKDHSIDRLYAAIVYGVPQPGAGMVDTWIGRSDADRKKMAVHREGRGKHAVTHYRTVQKLRGAALVECRLETGRTHQVRVHMAHLGHPLIGDPVYGRERKGFKSILETLGFKRQALHAKRLGFIHPVTGEALSFDSQLPADMQELLSELHV; via the coding sequence ATGAGTTTGGGGGTTTCCATCATTGAAGCGACGATAAGCGAGGCGCAGGACGGCATGCGGCTCGACAAGGCGCTTGCCGATCTGGTGCCCGACCTGTCGCGGGAGCGGCTGAAAGCGTTGATCGTCGAAGGGCAGGTGACCACTTCGGGCCGCGCGCTCAACCCTTCGATGAAAGTCGCGGCAGGGCAGGCCTTCGCCATCGCCGTACCACCTCCGGTCGAGGCCGAGGCAGTGGCGCAAGACATTCCGCTCGCGATCGTCCATGAAGATGCCGAGTTGATCGTCATCGACAAGCCTGCCGGGCTGGTGGTCCATCCGGCGGCGGGCAATCTGGACGGCACGCTCGTCAATGCGCTGCTGCATCATTGTCAGGGGCAGCTTTCCGGCATTGGCGGGGTGGCAAGGCCCGGAATCGTTCATCGCATCGACAAGGATACTTCCGGCCTTTTGGTCGTTGCCAAGTCAGACCGTGCTCATGAGGGGCTGGCCAGACAGTTCAAGGATCATAGCATCGACCGGCTCTATGCCGCGATCGTCTATGGGGTGCCGCAGCCGGGCGCGGGTATGGTGGATACGTGGATCGGCCGTTCCGACGCCGATCGAAAGAAGATGGCCGTTCATCGGGAAGGGCGTGGCAAGCATGCCGTGACCCATTACCGCACGGTGCAGAAATTGCGCGGCGCTGCGCTGGTCGAATGCAGGCTGGAAACCGGGCGAACGCATCAGGTTCGCGTCCATATGGCGCATCTGGGGCACCCCTTGATCGGGGACCCGGTTTACGGTAGAGAGAGAAAAGGTTTCAAATCGATACTGGAAACGCTGGGTTTCAAAAGGCAGGCATTGCACGCGAAAAGGCTGGGGTTCATACATCCTGTAACGGGTGAGGCCCTCAGCTTCGACAGCCAGCTCCCTGCCGACATGCAGGAACTGTTAAGCGAGCTTCACGTATAG
- the rpoH gene encoding RNA polymerase sigma factor RpoH translates to MAGKTNVPAVPALGGEASLNRYLSEIRKFPILTPEQEYMLAKRYAEHADSEAAAQLVTSHLRLVAKIAMGYRGYGLPVSELISEGNIGLMQGVKKFEPDRGFRLATYAMWWIRASIQEFILRSWSLVKMGTTAAQKKLFFNLRRMKNNIEAFEDGDLHPDDVAKIAKDLGVTEDDVVSMNRRMAMGGDTSLNVPMREDGEGQWQDWLADTDPLQDERVADRQESELRHDMLVEAMDDLNDREKHILAERRLAEEPKTLEELSQVYGVSRERVRQIEVRAFEKLQKAMMRIAGDKLSKVARLATI, encoded by the coding sequence ATGGCCGGAAAGACCAATGTCCCTGCGGTTCCTGCGCTGGGCGGTGAAGCCAGCCTCAACCGCTATCTGTCGGAAATCCGTAAATTTCCGATCCTGACGCCCGAGCAGGAATATATGCTCGCGAAGCGCTATGCCGAGCATGCGGACTCCGAAGCCGCTGCCCAGCTCGTGACCTCGCATCTGCGTCTCGTGGCGAAGATCGCCATGGGCTATCGCGGTTATGGCCTGCCGGTCAGCGAGTTGATCAGCGAAGGCAATATCGGCCTGATGCAGGGCGTGAAGAAGTTTGAGCCGGATCGCGGCTTCCGCCTGGCGACCTACGCCATGTGGTGGATTCGCGCGTCGATCCAGGAATTCATCCTGCGGTCCTGGTCCCTCGTGAAGATGGGCACCACCGCCGCGCAGAAGAAGCTGTTCTTCAACCTGCGCCGGATGAAGAACAATATCGAAGCCTTTGAGGATGGCGACCTCCATCCCGATGACGTGGCCAAGATCGCGAAGGATCTGGGCGTTACGGAAGATGATGTCGTCTCCATGAACCGGCGCATGGCGATGGGTGGCGACACGTCGCTCAACGTGCCGATGCGCGAGGATGGTGAGGGGCAGTGGCAGGACTGGCTGGCCGATACCGATCCGCTTCAGGACGAGCGCGTGGCCGACCGGCAGGAAAGCGAGTTGCGCCATGACATGCTGGTCGAGGCGATGGACGACCTCAACGATCGCGAGAAGCATATTCTTGCCGAGCGGCGGCTGGCTGAAGAACCCAAGACGCTGGAGGAACTGAGCCAGGTCTATGGTGTGTCGCGGGAACGCGTCCGTCAGATCGAGGTTCGCGCCTTCGAAAAGCTGCAAAAGGCGATGATGCGGATCGCGGGCGACAAGCTGAGCAAGGTAGCGCGTCTGGCGACCATCTGA